The following are encoded together in the Lathyrus oleraceus cultivar Zhongwan6 chromosome 3, CAAS_Psat_ZW6_1.0, whole genome shotgun sequence genome:
- the LOC127129675 gene encoding uncharacterized protein LOC127129675 — MDYTEEHKLLFGTHMLSEEAKDWWDNTHQRLKVVGVEITLVVFRVRFLEKYFPEYVHSKKKIEFLELKKGNMTVVEYAAKFEDLVKFFPHYNVNKCRTYDEDCRAHSAHYKSVSERKGKNQFRGKPYSAPADKGKQMTTDNE; from the exons ATGGACTATACTGAAGAACATAAGTTATTGTTTGGAACTCACATGTTGTCTGAGGAAGCTAAAgactggtgggataacactcaCCAGAGACTAAAAGTTGTTGGTGTTGAGATCACTTTGGTTGTGTTCAGGGTGAGATTCCTTGAGAAATACTTTCCTGAATATGTGCATAGCAAGAAGAAGATTGAATTTCTTGAGCTTAAGAAAGGAAACATGACGGTTGTTGAGTATGCCGCTAAGTTCGAGGATCTAGTGAAGTTTTTCCCTCATTACAATG TGAACAAGTGTAGGACTTATGATGAGGACTGCAGGGCTCATTCTGCTCACTACAAGAGTGTTAGTGAGAGGAAGGGAAAGAATCAGTTCAGGGGAAAACCATACAGTGCTCCAGCTGACAAAGGGAAGCAGATGACTACTGATAATGAATAA